The genome window gttgccgaaccagtataaaaactcttgtgtgtttgtctccttttttcctactcttttactttccactgtgcattttaatttctgcttttacttttggttaagtttcttttctactccttattctcttaacaacataagtagaagccttagaagagtaaatttttaattagtaaaagtttaggaataattaattcaacccccctttcttaattattctgaggccacttgatccaacaatgatTGCCTTGAAGGAGTTAGAGTTATCTGATCTTCCAAACCTAAAATCCTTGCTGACTTCTTTGGAAACCTTCCCTTGCTTCGCAAATTGACTATGGAAAATTGTCCTAAGTTGATGTGTCTTCCACCTACCCTAAGCCTTACTAGTCTGAAAGATTGACAATTGAGGATTGCCCTGAGTTGAAGAAGCTCACATGCCCAATATTAGACCATGGCGATCAATAATATGATTCCAGTGCAGGCGTATCCTATCCCTTCCATGAGGGACTATTAATATCTTTTTTCAAATTGTATATATCCAGCATAGTTACAGGAACAACAGATTGTAGAGTTTTAAAATTTGCAAGAACAACTTTTGTTATTGTCaccaaattttacaattttaagtTTTCAAACAAAGTCATGCACTGTCCAATTTCTCGTGTTTCATTCCCCAGCATATATtcgatttctttattttctatttgttcTTGAGccctaattttcaaaaatattttaaactagaTGATGGCCAGGTGGAATTTAATAATGGCAAATTAATATAACATACAAGTCTAAATAAATTTCTATTCAACTTATGTACATGCAACAAGTTGAACAGTAAATTGATGCGTATAATCAGAAATAACCATGTGTGTCCTCTTTCAGTGTCTCATTTAAGTCTCTACAAATAGATCGGGAAGGATTGATGGCTGGTAGTTGTAGGTCCATATTGCCATACCTAAGAAAACTTgtgttttccttttccctttttgttggttttatggaggaaattataaaaaacagaggAAAGAAGAGAGACAATGCGTATACGgaggaaatagaattattctattctagttcaaattgttctcagtagcgatacaataaatagcaaaagataaactaattatataacaagatattagcaaaaacagaatattaaaactaacttgctccttaaagataggaaccacttattgactaggctaatccattaaaactgacttactcctaaaatataggaaatcaacttatttactaaatcctattttaaaactgaaaaataaaatattatgcagttacaaaagtatatcttcaacaCTCTTCCTTGCTTTTGGAACTGCAAACTCCAATTCTTTGAGTTTAAGTTTGTTGATAGGTAGTGACTTTGTAAACATGTCAGCCAGTTGATCTTTAGACTTGCAGTAAATTAAGTTCACTTCTCCACTTTGTTGcatctttatcaaataatagaacttgatgttgaaatgtttagtCTTCTCATGACATACGGGATTGTTTGCAATAGCAATGACTACttgattgtcaacaaaaattcCAGTTTTGCTCCTTTTAGAAAATAGAATGTTTGGCCTTGTTGTAGTGAGATACATTGGACATCCAATCAAACTCCCATAATATCcttcatcaatgttatcaaCACTTTCTTCTTTGCTAaacttctccttttgattcattggtGTGCTAACAGACTTGCATTCCtccatttgaaacttcttcaaattttcttttgcatatttcctttttttcatgtttagcatTCTTTCAAGATGGCAATGATCAAGTCTCATGTGCCAGAGTTCCGTGGGTGTGACTTGAGTGAAATAGGTTGTATGCTTCTCCTCTGTTGGATCAAATGAGAAActtttacctttcattttaaccCTTAGAACTTCCCGGCCAAAATTGTCATAGATAAAATAATGTTGATGTTCAAAGGACACTTTAAATCCCTTTTTAATCAATTGACCTGAACACGTTGAAGTTGCAacagttccttttccttttacagGGATATAGCCACCATTCCCAATTCTGACCTTTGAGACATTAGTTGGCTTCAAATCCTTGAATAGAGTCTTATCATATGTCATGTGATTCGTACAACCACTATCAATCAACCAACTTTCACTTGATTCACTACTCAAGAAGCATGTGGCCACAAACAGTTGGTCTTCCTCTTCTTGATTAGCAATCTGAGCTCCCTCATCATGGTGATTTTTGTTGGGGCAGACCACCGCTTCATGCCCTATCTGATTGCACTTGTTATATTTTGCATCTAGTCTCCTCCAACACCTGAAAGGTGCATGACCTTTTTTGCCACAATGATGACAAGGtggataatttttccttttatccttacctttgttttggttgtttgcactATTTTCGCTGTTTGCTGGttgattcttcttgaaaaaatcctttttgcTTTCATCAACTTCATGATGTTTGGCGGGCAAAGCACCTTCGACAACACGATCTTGCCTCATCAACCTTCGCTGCTCTTGAGCTTGCAGGGCATGTAGCACTTCTGCCAATGTAATTTTCGACAGATCCTTTGTGTTCTCCAATGAAGCTATAGATGCTTCATACCTCTCCGGCACCGTTACTAAAATTTTCTCTACAATTCTCGAATCAGCAAAATCACTTCCCAACAACTTTATCTTGTTGGCAATACCCAACAATTTGTTTGAGTATTTTTTGATTGTCTCTGACTCTTGCATCCTTTGAAGCTCAAATTCTCTCCTTAAATTCAGCACTTGCATGCTTCGTATTCTATCATCTCCAGCGTATTCCTCTTTCAGATAATCCCAAATTGCTTTGGGTGATTTAAGAGTCATGATTCTGATGAATATCATTTGTGAAACACCAGTGAACAAACATGACCTcgcctttgccttcttcatctttctttccttgtgatttttaatttgggccatggtgggattttcaggcagcggatatatttcataatcctCTTCCACAACATCCCACAAATCCAAAGACTCCATGTAGGATTGCATTTTCACTTCCCAAAGATCATAATTCTCTCCATCAAAGATTGAAAGAGTTATGTGGGAAAAACTTGCTTCACCTTCCATGGTACAAGTCCCGTAAGAATAAGGCTCTGATTatggaggaaattataaaaaacagaggAAAGAAGAGAGACAATGCGTATACGAaggaaatagaattattctattctagttcaaattgttctcagtagcgatacaataaatagcaaaagataaactaattatataacaagatattagcaaaaacagaatattaaaactaacttgctccttaaagataggaatcacttattgactaggctaatccattaaaactgacttactcctaaaatataggaaatcaacttatttactaaatcctattttaaaactgaaaaataaaatattatgcagttacaaaagtatatcttcaacaCTTTTTATTCACAATAACAACTACTACAACAAATATTATACCATAAAATACTACAAATATCCAACATAGCTTCGTCGTCATAGTGATCAATTATCACAATTCACAAGTGATATCCATTCACAATGATCAACTATCCCAATTCATAACAATATCAAATTCTTAAGTTGTCAACTAATATTGCAAGTTCagacaaaaaatgaaagagCAACAAATTGGAATGACAACATTTCACACAGAGGACTGTCTGAGAAGAGGATACCTTGTTCACTCATTGCAGTTTAAGACTTAACAGGCAGTAGCAGCCTTTGCAGGTCATGGTGGTTATGGCTCGCAGGTTCATCCTTAAATCATGGTCATCATAGGTTCACCTCACCCTGGAGGCTCTTCAAAGGAGTTATTGTGGTCGCCAGAGGAAGCAGATGCAAGAGAGTAAAGGAGGGGGCTTGTTGTGAATAAGTTATGAGAAATGTGTCATGAAGGTGATTGGGAAAAGGAAAacacaaaatggaagaaaaaaagtcAAGGAACCCAATGAAAACAACTCTGTTTTAGGCATTTTTGGGGCATAGACTAGCTAACTTGGCAGACACATGATTTTGACTGAGTCTATCTGAATTTTCCCAAATCTAGCCAAGGTTGATCCGGTCTTAGTTTCCAAGCTAGTTGACTCATTTTTTCACCATGGAATTATTGAACTTTTTTGAGTTTGAGTCAACTTGTTAGGCTAGCTCAAcaagaattataaaatttcagTATAATAAAGTTGTTATAGTATATTAATATTTCACTTGTATTGGCACAAAATTCAAAAAAGTCAAAATTATATGATGCAAGGTAGTAAATGTCAGTTCGAGAATTATCTGAAACATCCATGTTTCTTAATTAAGCAGCATTTCACTGCTATTAGTACGGTtctgttctttttctttgtttttgttgtgaTTGCCATAATGTGTTATTTGTTAGATTTCATAATAGTCGTGGTACTGATTTGTTTTCAGCTAACAGTTATCTGGAAATTAGTGGAGAAGCTTCTTGTTCCGACTTCAAAGTAATTGAAATCTTTGACTGTGGAGAGTCAATCTGCTTCACAAGGACTGAAATGGTCTATTTGCTGCTGGTACAAATTTGTTATCTCAGCTTGGGATAAAGATTGAGAGACAATCTAAACAAAAGCTCATTGAGTTTGCTCGGGAACTGAGGTCATTTCCTAGTATTGATATGTCAGGTATGCTGGCTGGATTGATAATTTGATAAATGAAAAAGATGTGTACAATTATCTAATACACTTTAAATTCAATAATGAAGATTCTTCAttgataatttttcaaaataacttCTTTTACCATTTCTGGACTGAATCTAATCCACTTTTTCATGTATTCGATAATTTTTAAAGGCTAATCTAGTTGATGTTGATCTTACCTTGATATATAACATCCTTCTAATTGATTGATTGTGCCTCTTCGAtttgttttcttccttttcaacTTATTTTTCCATTCAAATTATTAGGAATTCATTTGCTTTGTAAATGGAACTCTTCATTTGGAAATTTATGAAATGAaatatgatttgattttgaaatctttttttattttatttgtgtcaATCAATCTAGAAATCCACTCATTTTTTGACTGGATTTGGTTTCACCTTAGACTTAATTATTTGATTGACAATCTTGCtcttatcagtttaaccactttcTCACATTCATAATAACTAATAAGGATAATAAATGAATTTCTTTTTGCCAACTGTCATAGGCAATTTGGGAAGGAGGACTGCTATGGTGGGGACGTAGGCCGCAATGGTGTGTTTATATGACAGAATTTGGGCCTTAGGCCATATTCTACCGTCTGCCATTGAAAACACTGATGGTTGAACACTTGAATCTTTACAAGAATGACATTGGTGATGAGGTATTGTATCTCTGTTGCCCCCTATTTCACATAATGAGATAATAAAAAATCTTGTCAAAATTGCGTCACATAGTGTGAGGTCAAGCAATAGGATCCTTAAGAAGTTTAAGTAGTATATTGATACATGCTATTTGAGATTCATAAAATTGTTTTTCCATGACTGTTCAGTATAAATTGCATTCTATACTATCAAAATTTCAAGTGTATAATGTATAAACTAATTTTGTGTATCAGCAACAAGTTGAATAGTAAACTGATGAGTATACTCAGAAATAACCATGCGTGGCCTCTTTCGGTGTCTCCTTTAAGTGTACAAATAGGTTGGGAAAGATTGATGGCTGGTAGTTGTAGGTGCATATTGCCATACCTGGCAAAAGTTgtgttttccttttccctttgtATTTATAGTAACAACTACTACAACAAAATTAATAGTTCTGCAAAGATAGATTCTTAAGAGGACCATATGAAACTAGACAATTGTCAAATCCTCCAAAAGTTGCTTAATAGTTTAATACGATTCAAAGCTCTCCAACAACTATCTTTGAAGAGCTGTGTAAGCCTTTCAAGCTTGCCTCCTCAAATAAGAAAGTTGACCTCCCTAAGGAATTTATCCACTTACTATGTTGGCAAGGAAAGAGGGTTTCTTTTGGAAGAATTAGGACCactgaaattaaaagaaagtcttcACATTATGCATTggagaaattaaaaagtgtaacaTATGCCAAGCAAGTAATTGAACAAGTTGTCATTGTTTTGGCACAAAAATGAAGGGTCTGAATTACAAGAAAACGTTGAGGAGATTCTTGAAGTACTTAAACCTGATACCCAACAACTTCAAAGTTTGATTGGGTTCGGATATAAAGGTGCCCAATTCCCTTAATGGATGTCTTCTAGTCCTTCTCTCAAGAAACTATCAATTGTTAGGTGTCATAAGTTCAATGTGTCAACAGGTTTTCAATGTCTCGAGTTTTTGTGGATTGCCGCTTGCACAGAGATGGAAGGTTTGCTAGAGGCTTTACATCATATGACTGCCCTAAAGGAGTTAAGATCAGAGAATCTTCCGAAGTTACAATCCTTACCTGACTGCCTTGAGAACCTTCTCTTGTTACAGTCTTTGAAATTACTGCATCTGCCACAGCTAGAATCTTTGCCAGACTGCTTCCAAAACCTTCCCTTGCTTCGTATATGGGTAGAAAGTAGAATGTAATGGAATTTAACTTCGTATAGATAACTTTCCACCATTTAGACATGgaaatttgtttgtttctttcaaGAGACACTCCATCATGACTCTTTTTAATGATCCTGAGGATTATATATCTCTTTTCCAATAGTTATTCCATATCATATGCATAATCATGCCAATGTCAATATAAAAGCTTAGGCACAATTAATTATCTATCTGTTGTTTGTGATACACACCAAGGTTCGTTTGGAAGGAGTGAAAGTAAAAGGtaagaaaattgagagaaaaaaacacgcataacaatattttttcttttgtttgattgaaaagaaaacaaaagaaaaattgacttaaacaaacaaaaatttaaatttttctttcctcactttttctccaatttaaatttcaaattttctttcctCCCTTTTCACTCTGTCAAACAAACATAGGGTGAAGCTTCCAAATTCTCAACGTTAATCTTTCCCAATTGGTTTATAACATCTTGTGAGGTGTACACCCTTACTTCCAACAAAACACATACTGCATACCAATAGCTCAGTAACATTCATGCTGGTGGTGTTAATGTCATTGCtcatattttaaatgataatgtaGTTTCTCGTCTTTGTTCTGTTGTTTGTCTTTTGTGTACAGTGTACACTGACACAGATTTTATCTCATTCTTGATTGTTTAAAATCCCATAAGACCAAATGGAGCCAGAGCATTGGTTGAAGTTCTCAAGTTTCATGGAAACATAAAAAGCTTAAGTTTGGTTGGTGCCAAGTAGGTAACCTTTTCACCATTTTTACCTGTAAATTGTttgtaaaaaatttgatttgtaaCATGCAATACTTACATATAGGAGCAAAAGGGGCAGAGTTCATTGCAGATGCTTTGAAATACAATACCACCAAATCAATTTGTGCAGGTGATGTATTTTGTGCTATTGTTTTtgcccaattttatttttctttccttttatatttattttcatggaTCTGTATATACTTCACATACAGAGTGCTTTGGCTGATACAACAAGAGACCATGTCTTTAAGATGATCGAAAAGGAAATCAACATCTTCCAATAGAAACCGCTACAACAGTTGCATATTCTTCTATTGAACTATTGGATGATACAGTTGACCCACAAGAGTTAACCTATTAAGTTTATTGTTATCATTGCTGGTATAGTTTCCTAAGCTAAAGGCATCATGTGCAGTTTGCCTTTGCTAGCTATAGATGTTTTTCTTTTGGATCTTAGCTGCTAAGTAAGATTTGTCAAATGGATCTTAGCTGCTAATTTTATTGTACATGGGCTTGTTGGGCAAATTAAGCTCACTTGTGTCTTGAGTTGTTTCCTCTCTTTATGTAACACAAGTATTTTGATTGATAGGTGATTTTGGTAAAGGTGTGTTGAGTTGATGATTGAGTGTTGTAACTGTAGTGGTGTTTCTCTTTTGAACATACAGATACGATCTTCATGAAGTAAATAGTCTTCAAGTCTGATAATCTAGCACTTCTCTTTTACCATTTGTACATCTGTTAATGATAATTAGTCTGTTAAAAAAAGTGAGTCACatgtattttcaaaattatttttcagcTTATCTATATAATACTTAGTCACTAAATAAATTAGGTATTTCATTTaacaaattacatatttaatttcttcttgtcttttataaaataaatgactaaTTCATCAGGCCTGATAAACCCAGCGAGTCGAGAATTCATGGTTTTCTTGAGAATGATTTCACATATTAGAAGTCTCACACCGAAGTTATCCCGATGAGGTCTCCGATTGTTGATGTCACATTATTCGACTTCGTAGGTGGCCTCATTAATTTGACATGGTGTTGCTAAAGTGTAATTCTGTTGGCCACATCAATAATAAACTCatgaaagtgttttttttaataactaatgAAAGTTAATctaaggactaaaagagaacATTAACATAATGTCAAGAATAaaagtcacaattttttttacagcaaaCCAATGAAATTAACAACAAAGGATCAACAAAGAACACTAACATAATGtctaagataaaaactaaaacatatCAGAGCGATGTTTAGAGATttgaaacatatttaattaatatctttCTATGTCAATTAAAtgattaaactttttaattaatttttaacatcgTGGGATCATCCATTATAGTCTATAGTCtatgtaattataaaaatcatctaataaaaattaataaactagcAATTAATATTTGCTGATAACAAAAATCTTAGGTTAAATGTGAGTtttgtattaatattattttactttcgtatattaagttttaaaagttttattttgatcctttacgttttcaaaagtttgattagtacattaagttttaaaagtttcattttgatcttttacattttctaaaatttcattttgatgttttatatttttgaaagtttcattTTAGTTATTCCTTCTTATTGTTAGCAAACATAGTATCTtgttaactattttaaaataataaatttaaaatagtggtagttaaaaattgtcattatctttttaaaatgcaTACAATCACTTACTTTCCTAACCTTTCTCATCTTCTTTTGCAAACTCTATAACTATCACAACATAAACAATGCAACCATCATCCACTCAAATCTATAACTTCTTGAGCACTATGGCCATCATCAACAAACAAATTAGATTTGCAACATCCATCTACTAAACAACATTATCACACCATTCTATAACCACATTGtgactcatcatcatcatatataGAAACCTTGGGTTCGGACGGTGATGAGAAGCTTACGTTAATCAAGTTATTTTGGGTATTGCTTCAATTTTTagtcatattattttaaattaattatttaaaaattaataaaatactaatgtttactaataaaaatcagagaaaaatactaaaatgaaactttcaaaaacataaagaatcaaaataaaaatttcaaaaacataaaaaattaaaatgaaatttttgaaaacataaaaaattaaaataaaatttttaaaaacataaatgatcaaaataaaacttttaaaatataatattttaaagtggAAAAACACTAAAAAACATAATggacaaaaaataacatttagtcAAAAATTAATCTATGACTTTATAAAAagacatttgttttattttttattttattctattttgattttaaattaaacaaactaaaataaatattattttgtaaaattaaaaattaacaaaagattttttaaatttcagaagCAATACTATACTAATGTGTAGGCTCTTATTAGAAGATACCGGAGTGAGATGATGGAGCCATGCTGAGCTATCAATTCAAGAAGTCTATATGACGAAGCTGAACGCAGAAGAATGATATTATTTGGAACGAGACAGTGACTGCTTTTTGCAAATGGTAATTTcataaagaatttatttttatttttttctctttctcttaaccaaagaattttttttagaattatctaatcataatcattaaactcatataaaaataaacaaattctttaaataaatcaCAATACTTCATCTCGAAAGATTAATCTGTAATTTtctgaacttttttttaatgaaacatgttttgagaatgATTTGGACCGACAAAGTATTTAAAagcaaatgataaataaataaataaaacagaatTGCTTGCATCCCAGGTTTCAAATCCAGGGAAAGAGAGAAGAGCAAAGACACAGAGTAAGCAATGAAATTTCCAAATTCCCAATTGTTTTTtccactcttcttcttcttcttcttcgcctTTACTCCCTTTCGCGCTTTAGGGCAGCAAACGTAAGCTCCaatctctctgtctctctctctgaATCTATGGTTTTGTACAAAGTGCGCATCTTGAGTTCCTGATTGATGATCCATAAAATATAATTGCTTTGATCTAGTTTACATTAAAGTTGGAATCTTTGTTCCTTACTTGAACTGGGCAGGGATTGGAACAGCGAAGAGACTCAACATGGAAATGGGGTTCGCCGCAGAGTTCTTCTGAGTTTCAAAGAAAAGCCCTCAGGAAGTAACGTTACCTTTGAATGTGCTCCTTCGGGTCCCTGTGTCCCCTGCCTCTACTCTGAGaaggttccttttttttttcacccctGAATTTGGAGTTTGATCTTATGCtagttgtagtttttttttttttcaattccctAAGATACTTGGAGTTTCTCGTGAATAGGGATTTGATACTGAGAATTtggttctatttatttattttattgtcatttctGGTTGCATTCTGGGGTTTGGAGGATAAAGCATTTGATTGTTTGCTGTGTTACTACGGTTGTTGAAAGAGAATTGAACGGAAGAAGTATAGTTATTCCATTTTGCAGCTAGCTAGATCATGAAGCTGTGTTAGTGTGAAATTGAAGATTGATGAGATGTATGAACAGCCTATGAATATAGATCTGACTATAGTTTCTGTTGTATACTGTTGAGTTATTTGTTGATTTAGGACTACTTTAACATAAGGGATTTGAGGAgattatatatgtttgtaaGACTTGTTCATGAATcctagcttctttttttttatcggcaaatgttagttgttagttgTTAACTTTTGTTAGCTGGGGGATTCAAACCCACAACCTCCTTTCTTCCTTCACCACTAagtcaaccttatatctcccGTGAAGTTagcttttaaatatattgatgTTATGTCTAAGGGCTATAGAATGAATGGGTTCATCAATGAAATGGAATTCAAGTTCATAATATTGAATTTCCCTAATCCAAAAGAAGTTTTGTGAAgcttttaaaagatttaaaccTCTTTTTATGTCTATGTTTAGGATTGCACTTATAAGCTCTTTGTTGCATGTTTGCTtgggtttttctttttgtgatcTACATGGTATTTTCTCCCTAGTTGtttattctctttatttttatctgCAAGCTTTTCTTGGGGGGTTGTAGGGTGATGAGAAATATCGGTGCAGTGAGACTGGCTACCGAATTCCATTCAAATGTGTAGAGATTAAAGACTCAACGAAGGATGCAAAGAAAACAAAGTCTCAAAAAGGTCggttgtctttggaaatttCTGATGGTATTGCAGAATCTCATATAGTGTCACATGTTGCTGGAGAAATCAATCCTTCACAATCACATAGAAGATTAGTGGATGATTCATTGTCTTCAGATAATAGTTCACAGGCTTATATCACTTATAGAAGCTGTATAACCCCAGTTAATGAAGAAAAGTTGTCATTGCTTAACTTTGAGGTAATTTTCAGCTTGTAGCTTACTCCTATTCTTACAGTTGATTAGTAGCTTCTGAACTTGGTTGATTgggaaaataaaatcatatggtGTGCAGTTTATTATTCTGTTCTGTTGAACTAATATATCCACATCAAAGGATTAACATGTGTTGTCAGCTTCTGTTAAGTATTTGGTTCTCTAAAATTCTGGGAAGGTTATGTACTTGCAAACCTTGTGTGTGACATTAATCAATGAACGGCTGAATGCATGAGGCTCTCACACCTAGGTGATGTCTTGAGAGGGTTGGTGCATGCAGCCTTATCCCTGAAGTAGTGAGGTTGTTTCTAGGATTGAATCCGTGACCTCCACATCACAAGGCAAAACCTCAGCATAGTGCCAAGGCTCACCATCTTGTGTGACATTAATATgtgtaataaattaacaaataatcaCCATTATCTTGAGTTGATCTGCTACAAaagctttctcttttcaacATCTTTTAATGTGAGGGTCTGGTGGTAAATGTTTGAAATAGCAAAGCAAAGGGCTATTAGTTGGATCCTGAGCTACATTCTTCAGATTCCTTCTACTAGAAAATAGTTTCCTATCTGCATGCGGTAAGTTTTTCCATGTGTTTATCTGCCGTAGCACTCAAGTAATTATTGCAATATGCTTACAAAATGTCCTGTTGGGTTTGCAAATTAATGAGTTACTAGTTTCTAGTAATAGTCATCGGGTAGATATTGGAGCCTCTGATGATGTTCCTT of Glycine soja cultivar W05 chromosome 1, ASM419377v2, whole genome shotgun sequence contains these proteins:
- the LOC114410523 gene encoding uncharacterized protein LOC114410523 translates to MKFPNSQLFFPLFFFFFFAFTPFRALGQQTDWNSEETQHGNGVRRRVLLSFKEKPSGSNVTFECAPSGPCVPCLYSEKGDEKYRCSETGYRIPFKCVEIKDSTKDAKKTKSQKGRLSLEISDGIAESHIVSHVAGEINPSQSHRRLVDDSLSSDNSSQAYITYRSCITPVNEEKLSLLNFEGLVIFLLLISGSIIYLRKKKAASMSGYVAGRGQNNSRF